From a single Nostoc sp. MS1 genomic region:
- a CDS encoding aspartate aminotransferase family protein translates to MSLPTLLEQVTNSPESGAAASNPFSTDSFDASVMSTYARFPLALERGAGCRVWDTQGREYLDFVAGIATCTLGHAHPAMVEAVNRQIQKLHHVSNLFYIPEQGELAQWIIQHSCADRVFFCNSGAEANEAAIKLARKYAHTVLDIDKPIILTANASFHGRTLATITATGQAKYQKYFDPLVPGFHYVDYNDIGAIETAISELDEGDYRVAAILIEPLQGEGGVRPGDVEYFQKLRQICNETGILLIFDEVQVGMGRSGKLWGYEHLGVEPDIFTSAKGLGGGIPIGAMMSKKFCDVFQPGEHASTFGGNPFACGVALAVCQTLEKENILENVQHRGEQLRSGLRAIAAKYPHHLTEVRGWGLINGLELKADIQLTAAEVVKAAISEGLLLVPAGPKVVRFVPPLIVTEAEVNLALQTLEKALATVTA, encoded by the coding sequence GTGAGCCTACCAACTCTACTTGAGCAAGTCACGAACTCCCCAGAGTCAGGTGCTGCCGCATCTAACCCTTTTAGTACAGATAGCTTTGACGCATCTGTAATGTCTACCTATGCCCGGTTTCCCCTAGCCCTAGAACGGGGTGCAGGCTGCCGTGTGTGGGATACTCAAGGCAGAGAGTACCTAGACTTTGTAGCGGGGATTGCCACTTGTACGTTAGGACACGCCCATCCAGCTATGGTAGAAGCGGTGAACCGCCAAATCCAAAAGCTGCACCATGTTTCTAATTTGTTTTATATTCCCGAACAGGGTGAATTAGCCCAATGGATTATTCAACATTCTTGTGCAGACCGCGTATTTTTCTGTAACTCTGGCGCGGAAGCCAACGAAGCAGCTATCAAACTAGCGCGTAAATATGCTCATACAGTTCTAGACATAGACAAGCCTATTATTTTAACAGCCAATGCTAGTTTCCACGGTCGGACATTGGCAACCATTACCGCAACTGGGCAAGCAAAATACCAAAAATATTTTGACCCCCTAGTACCCGGATTTCACTATGTAGATTACAACGATATTGGCGCGATAGAAACAGCCATCAGCGAGTTAGATGAGGGGGATTATCGCGTCGCTGCCATTCTTATCGAACCACTACAAGGGGAAGGTGGCGTTCGTCCTGGTGATGTGGAATACTTCCAAAAGCTGCGACAAATTTGTAATGAAACTGGTATTTTGTTGATTTTCGACGAAGTGCAAGTTGGCATGGGACGCAGTGGAAAGTTATGGGGTTATGAACATCTGGGTGTAGAACCAGATATTTTCACCAGCGCCAAGGGTTTGGGTGGTGGTATCCCCATCGGTGCAATGATGAGTAAGAAATTCTGTGATGTGTTCCAGCCAGGAGAACACGCCAGCACCTTTGGCGGAAATCCCTTTGCTTGTGGGGTGGCGTTGGCTGTGTGTCAAACCCTGGAGAAAGAGAATATTTTGGAGAATGTGCAACATAGAGGGGAACAGTTGAGAAGTGGGTTAAGAGCGATCGCCGCTAAATATCCTCATCATCTGACTGAAGTACGCGGCTGGGGTTTAATCAACGGTTTGGAATTAAAAGCAGATATCCAGTTAACTGCTGCTGAGGTGGTGAAAGCCGCTATTAGTGAAGGCTTATTGTTAGTGCCAGCCGGGCCGAAAGTTGTCCGCTTTGTGCCGCCGTTAATTGTGACAGAGGCAGAAGTAAATCTTGCCTTACAAACCCTAGAAAAAGCTTTAGCAACTGTGACAGCGTAA
- a CDS encoding Uma2 family endonuclease translates to MKTIKLNAPITLLSTLPPLENGDKLTRPEFERRYDAMPQVKKAELIEGIVFMASPLRVTGHGEPHADVMIWLGVYKVATPGVKLADNATVRLDADNEPQPDACLRIANGGQTTVSDDDYIEGAPELIVEVAASSVSIDLHEKLKVYRRNQVQEYLVWRVYDGQFDWFKLREGEYVQIEPNADGVVCSQVFPGLWLDKSALIEGNLAKVLEVLQQGLASAEHQSFVEKISSVAGNK, encoded by the coding sequence ATGAAAACCATAAAACTTAATGCGCCTATTACTCTCCTATCAACCCTTCCACCTTTAGAAAACGGCGATAAACTCACACGCCCTGAATTTGAACGTCGTTACGATGCTATGCCACAGGTGAAAAAAGCAGAACTGATTGAAGGAATTGTTTTTATGGCATCTCCCTTACGAGTGACAGGTCATGGTGAACCCCATGCTGATGTAATGATTTGGTTAGGAGTTTATAAAGTTGCTACACCCGGAGTTAAACTTGCTGATAATGCTACTGTACGTCTAGATGCAGATAATGAACCTCAACCAGATGCGTGTTTGAGAATTGCTAATGGCGGACAAACTACTGTCAGCGATGATGATTACATCGAAGGTGCGCCTGAGTTAATTGTAGAAGTTGCGGCGAGTAGTGTGTCAATTGACTTGCATGAGAAATTAAAAGTTTACCGTCGCAATCAAGTACAAGAGTATTTAGTCTGGCGAGTTTATGACGGTCAATTTGACTGGTTCAAGTTACGCGAAGGGGAGTATGTGCAGATAGAACCTAATGCTGATGGTGTAGTCTGTTCTCAAGTATTTCCGGGTTTATGGTTAGATAAGTCGGCTTTAATAGAGGGAAATTTAGCAAAGGTTCTAGAAGTCTTACAGCAGGGTTTAGCTAGTGCAGAACATCAGAGTTTTGTGGAAAAAATCTCATCTGTAGCAGGTAACAAGTGA
- the tsaB gene encoding tRNA (adenosine(37)-N6)-threonylcarbamoyltransferase complex dimerization subunit type 1 TsaB, which yields MTTQLARKTQIYALSLHTTTPELGLSISNFAGETRSQVWNLGRDLSSYIHQYLLEFVAPQTWSDLAFIAVAKGPGGYTGTRIGVVIARTLGQQLNIPVFGISTMAAVAWQEISKSQNTKAIAVEMPAQRGQIFGGIYQLSADGAELITLLPDAVFTPQAWQETLANWQSEYQLVEAKSGLAATVTNVLQLAYLEWQQGKRPNWSEALPYYGQHPVDI from the coding sequence TTGACTACGCAATTGGCAAGAAAAACGCAAATATACGCTTTATCGCTGCACACGACTACTCCAGAATTGGGTTTATCAATAAGTAATTTTGCTGGTGAAACTCGTTCTCAAGTTTGGAATTTAGGGCGTGATTTATCTTCTTACATACATCAATATTTGCTGGAGTTTGTCGCCCCTCAAACATGGTCAGACTTGGCTTTTATTGCAGTTGCCAAAGGGCCTGGAGGTTACACGGGGACTCGTATCGGTGTTGTTATTGCCCGGACTTTAGGACAGCAGTTAAATATTCCTGTGTTTGGGATTTCGACAATGGCGGCTGTGGCTTGGCAGGAAATAAGTAAATCTCAAAACACAAAAGCTATTGCTGTAGAAATGCCAGCCCAAAGAGGACAGATATTTGGCGGTATTTACCAGCTTTCGGCTGATGGTGCTGAATTAATAACTTTGTTGCCTGATGCTGTATTTACACCCCAAGCATGGCAAGAAACTCTAGCTAACTGGCAGAGTGAATATCAGTTAGTGGAAGCTAAATCTGGGTTAGCGGCGACGGTGACAAATGTTTTGCAACTTGCTTATTTAGAATGGCAACAAGGAAAGCGTCCCAATTGGTCTGAGGCTTTACCTTATTATGGGCAGCATCCTGTAGATATTTAA